A window of Flavobacterium branchiarum genomic DNA:
AAGTTACACACCACACGTTGACTGTGGAGATAACGTAATTGTTATCAACTCAGAAAAAATTAACCTTACAGGTAAAAAAATGGATGACAAAATTTACATGCGTCATACAGGTTACCCAGGAGGACAAAGAACTTTAACTGCTAAAGTATTGCAATCAAAAAACCCTGCATTATTAGTAGAAAAAGCAGTAAAAGGAATGTTACCTAAGAACAAATTAGGAGCTGAACTTTTCAGAAATTTAAATGTTGTTGTAGGATCTGAGCACAAACAAGGAGCTCAAAAACCTAGAACTGTTAACCTAAACGATCTTAAGTAATGGGAGTTATTCACAAAATCGGTAGAAGAAAAACCGCTGTTGCACGTGTTTATGTTTCAGAAGGAACAGGAAAAATCACTGTAAACAAAAAAGAATTCGCAACCTATTTCCCAACTGCAACTTTGCAATACAAAGTTTTACAACCAATGTCTATGACAGAAAATGTAAACAACTTTGATGTAAAAGTAAACGTTTACGGAGGTGGTTCAACTGGTCAAGCAGAA
This region includes:
- the rplM gene encoding 50S ribosomal protein L13, translated to MDALSYKTVSTSKATVTKEWIVVDADGHNLGRLASKVAMILRGKYKPSYTPHVDCGDNVIVINSEKINLTGKKMDDKIYMRHTGYPGGQRTLTAKVLQSKNPALLVEKAVKGMLPKNKLGAELFRNLNVVVGSEHKQGAQKPRTVNLNDLK
- the rpsI gene encoding 30S ribosomal protein S9, which produces MGVIHKIGRRKTAVARVYVSEGTGKITVNKKEFATYFPTATLQYKVLQPMSMTENVNNFDVKVNVYGGGSTGQAEAVRMALARVMCEVNAENRAILKPEGLLTRDPRMVERKKFGQKKARKRFQFSKR